Proteins encoded within one genomic window of Xylophilus sp. GOD-11R:
- a CDS encoding RraA family protein codes for MKDLLEGFSKVAVASVADAVDKLTGKRGYMDASIKPRTVDKRVVGPAVTVLEAATDEFLPPQHALDLIDEAPRGSVVVISIGGGEPNVAVWGGLMTAGAVANEHVGAILDGAVRDLGEIRRDYDFPVYAREVSPGTTLGRYRTVASQVPVVVGGVVVHPGDIIVADIDGVVVVPKDLAQEVLDASIEIDERELEQARLIIAERSLRTGLAKYGRI; via the coding sequence ATGAAAGATCTCCTCGAAGGCTTTTCCAAAGTCGCTGTCGCATCGGTGGCCGACGCGGTCGACAAGCTCACCGGCAAGCGCGGCTACATGGACGCGAGCATCAAGCCGCGCACGGTGGACAAGCGCGTCGTCGGCCCCGCCGTCACCGTGCTGGAAGCCGCCACCGACGAATTCCTGCCACCGCAGCATGCGCTGGACCTGATCGACGAAGCGCCGCGTGGCAGTGTGGTGGTCATTTCCATCGGCGGCGGCGAGCCCAACGTGGCGGTCTGGGGCGGCCTGATGACGGCCGGCGCGGTGGCCAACGAGCACGTGGGCGCCATCCTCGACGGCGCGGTGCGCGATCTCGGCGAGATCCGGCGCGACTACGACTTCCCGGTCTATGCCCGCGAGGTCAGCCCGGGCACCACGCTCGGCCGCTACCGCACGGTGGCATCGCAGGTGCCGGTGGTGGTCGGCGGCGTGGTGGTGCATCCCGGCGACATCATCGTGGCCGACATCGACGGCGTGGTGGTGGTGCCCAAGGACCTGGCGCAGGAGGTGCTCGACGCGTCCATCGAGATCGACGAGCGCGAGCTGGAGCAGGCCAGGCTGATCATCGCGGAACGCTCCCTGCGCACCGGCCTGGCCAAGTACGGCCGCATCTGA
- a CDS encoding tripartite tricarboxylate transporter substrate binding protein, with protein sequence MNKAFFQPSRRAIVAWLPAAALAASGVAHAQARDFPNKPIELIVPFQPGGGTDAVARAYADAARRHIAQTVLVVNKPGASGAIGWQDLIASRPDGYRIAVVTVELVTLPPLNMAKFTADDVTPIARLNADPSAITVRADAPWNSIEEFLAAAKAQGGKLSMGNAGNGSIWHLAAAALEDKTGVKFNHTPFQGGGPAVLALMGGHIDAVAVSPAEVTTFVQAGKLRTLAVMADQRVKGFEKVPTLKERGIDLSIGTWRGLAAPRNTPPEVIAYLKTASEQIANEPSFREVLDKQNLGFAYADDQTFKAAIAKDSAFFRNLVSKVDIRN encoded by the coding sequence ATGAACAAGGCTTTTTTCCAGCCGAGCCGTCGCGCCATCGTGGCGTGGCTGCCTGCGGCGGCCCTGGCCGCCTCGGGTGTCGCGCATGCACAGGCACGCGACTTTCCCAATAAGCCGATCGAGCTGATCGTGCCCTTCCAGCCCGGTGGCGGCACCGACGCCGTGGCGCGCGCCTATGCGGACGCCGCCCGCAGGCACATCGCGCAGACCGTGCTGGTGGTCAACAAGCCCGGGGCCAGCGGCGCGATTGGCTGGCAGGACCTGATCGCCTCCCGGCCCGACGGCTACCGCATCGCGGTGGTGACGGTAGAACTGGTGACCTTGCCGCCGCTCAACATGGCGAAATTCACCGCTGACGACGTCACGCCGATCGCGCGGTTGAACGCCGATCCGTCGGCGATCACCGTGCGCGCCGACGCGCCCTGGAACAGCATCGAGGAATTTCTTGCCGCCGCGAAGGCCCAGGGCGGCAAGCTCAGCATGGGCAATGCCGGCAACGGCTCGATCTGGCACCTGGCTGCCGCGGCGCTGGAAGACAAGACCGGTGTCAAGTTCAACCACACGCCGTTCCAGGGCGGCGGGCCGGCGGTGCTGGCCCTGATGGGCGGCCACATCGACGCGGTGGCCGTCAGCCCCGCGGAGGTGACGACCTTCGTACAGGCGGGCAAGCTCAGGACGCTCGCCGTCATGGCCGACCAGCGAGTCAAGGGCTTCGAGAAGGTGCCGACCCTCAAGGAGCGTGGCATCGACCTGTCGATCGGCACCTGGCGCGGCCTGGCGGCGCCCAGGAACACGCCGCCCGAGGTGATCGCCTACCTGAAGACGGCGAGCGAGCAGATCGCCAACGAACCCTCGTTCCGCGAGGTGCTCGACAAGCAGAACCTCGGGTTCGCCTATGCCGACGACCAGACCTTCAAAGCCGCGATCGCCAAGGACAGCGCCTTCTTCCGCAACCTGGTGAGCAAGGTCGACATCCGCAACTGA
- a CDS encoding 3-hydroxybutyrate oligomer hydrolase family protein, with product MRTSLPDPARQPSHKLRPGLGALATLPALLLAACGGSNDATGVNTLPANLTPVSVTVFSATAPAAGNSAATQDLLTGGLGRTGLAAAAPAYADPAAPTALELRRNAIHSNYRGLVDITVAGGFGTFYGPNVGTDGVATTGEGLIPGREYLAVLDDGSGRKRVPVAVQVPDSFDTAAPCIVLGPSSGSRGLYGAIGTSAEWGLKHGCAVALTDAGKGVGIYDPTDDTVNRVDGPRATRAAAGALSHFAANITDAARAAYNALLPNRLALKQVHSQLNPEKDWGNDTLAAAAYALYVLNVRFGTDGNPAPFTSANTLVIAGSVSNGGAAVLHAAEQDTNSLIDGVVAGEPVTEMPTTAGYGITVGGAAVATYGRTLADFTTFGNVYQPCAALAAPATMTETSVFNYLAFSGQTARATARCAGLAAKGLVTGADTAAQALDALNKLRNFGWTADSDLLHNAHYGLGNGPILSAMYPLSYGRFSVLDNVCNTSFAQVDGTGAPVRANANTLAQSFALANGTSNGTPASVVYNDSVGGARVWNIATSVSTNAQDFGLDNALCQRALVTGVDETGASLTATATSTRPTLAQSQAVRAGIAEVLLNGRLGAKPTLIVAGRNDTLIPLNNNARAYTALNRALESSSTRLGYIEVTNAQHFDGFLSLSGFDNRFVPLHVYFVRAMDAMYANLRSGAALPPSQVVRATPRGGSPGAAPALTAANVPAIATAPAAADRIGFSGSSLNVPQ from the coding sequence ATGCGGACTTCCCTTCCGGACCCAGCCCGACAGCCGAGCCATAAACTGCGCCCCGGCCTGGGCGCCCTGGCCACCCTGCCCGCCCTGCTGCTGGCGGCCTGCGGCGGCAGCAACGACGCCACGGGAGTCAACACGCTGCCGGCCAACCTCACGCCGGTCAGCGTCACCGTCTTTTCCGCTACCGCGCCGGCTGCCGGCAACAGCGCCGCCACCCAGGACCTGCTCACCGGCGGGCTCGGCCGCACCGGGCTGGCGGCGGCGGCCCCGGCCTATGCCGATCCCGCGGCACCCACCGCGCTGGAGTTGCGCCGCAACGCGATCCACAGCAACTACCGTGGGCTGGTCGACATCACCGTGGCCGGCGGCTTCGGCACGTTCTACGGCCCCAACGTGGGCACCGACGGCGTTGCGACCACCGGCGAGGGCCTGATTCCCGGACGTGAATACCTGGCAGTGCTCGACGACGGCAGCGGCCGCAAGCGGGTGCCGGTCGCCGTCCAGGTGCCCGACAGCTTCGATACGGCCGCGCCGTGCATCGTGCTCGGGCCGTCGTCGGGCTCGCGCGGGCTCTACGGCGCCATCGGCACCTCGGCCGAATGGGGTCTGAAGCACGGCTGCGCAGTGGCCCTCACCGATGCCGGCAAGGGCGTCGGCATCTACGACCCGACCGACGACACGGTGAACCGCGTCGACGGCCCCCGGGCCACGCGCGCCGCCGCCGGTGCTCTGTCGCACTTCGCCGCCAACATCACCGACGCGGCCCGTGCCGCCTACAACGCGCTGCTGCCCAACCGCCTGGCGCTCAAGCAGGTGCATTCGCAGCTCAACCCCGAGAAGGATTGGGGCAACGACACCCTGGCCGCGGCCGCCTACGCCCTTTATGTGCTCAACGTGCGCTTCGGCACCGACGGCAATCCGGCACCGTTCACCTCGGCCAACACGCTGGTGATCGCCGGCTCGGTTTCCAATGGCGGCGCCGCCGTGCTGCATGCCGCCGAGCAGGACACCAACAGCCTCATCGACGGCGTGGTGGCAGGCGAACCGGTCACCGAGATGCCCACCACTGCCGGCTACGGCATCACGGTCGGGGGCGCGGCCGTGGCGACCTACGGCAGGACGCTCGCCGACTTCACCACCTTCGGCAACGTCTACCAGCCCTGCGCCGCTCTGGCCGCACCGGCGACCATGACCGAAACGTCGGTCTTCAATTACCTCGCTTTCTCGGGCCAGACCGCTCGCGCCACCGCCCGCTGCGCAGGCTTGGCGGCCAAGGGCCTGGTGACCGGTGCCGACACCGCCGCGCAGGCGCTGGACGCCTTGAACAAATTGCGCAATTTCGGCTGGACCGCCGACAGCGACCTGCTGCACAACGCCCACTACGGCCTGGGCAACGGCCCCATCCTGTCGGCCATGTACCCGCTGAGCTACGGCCGCTTCTCGGTGCTCGACAACGTCTGCAACACCAGCTTTGCCCAGGTCGACGGCACCGGCGCTCCGGTGCGGGCCAACGCCAACACCCTGGCGCAGAGCTTCGCGCTGGCCAACGGCACCTCCAACGGCACGCCGGCGTCGGTCGTCTACAACGACTCGGTGGGCGGCGCGCGGGTATGGAACATCGCCACCTCGGTGTCGACCAACGCGCAGGACTTCGGCCTGGACAACGCCCTGTGCCAGCGCGCGCTGGTCACCGGCGTCGACGAGACCGGCGCATCGCTGACGGCCACCGCCACCTCCACCCGACCCACCCTGGCGCAGAGCCAGGCGGTGCGCGCCGGCATCGCCGAAGTGCTGCTCAACGGCCGGCTGGGCGCCAAACCTACGCTGATCGTGGCCGGCCGCAACGACACGCTGATCCCGCTCAACAACAACGCCCGCGCCTACACCGCGCTCAACCGCGCGCTGGAGTCGTCGAGCACCCGGCTCGGCTACATCGAGGTGACCAACGCCCAGCATTTCGACGGCTTCCTGTCGCTGTCGGGCTTCGACAACCGCTTCGTGCCGTTGCATGTGTACTTCGTCCGCGCCATGGACGCGATGTACGCCAACCTGCGCAGCGGCGCCGCCCTGCCACCGAGCCAGGTGGTGCGCGCCACGCCGCGCGGTGGCTCGCCCGGCGCGGCACCGGCGCTCACCGCCGCCAACGTGCCGGCGATCGCCACGGCGCCGGCGGCGGCCGACCGGATCGGATTCAGCGGCAGTTCGTTGAACGTGCCGCAGTGA
- a CDS encoding GntR family transcriptional regulator: MNFTEPVERPKSLTDLAVERIRNAIVTGPLQFGQALSESGVAAMLGMSKTPVREALLRLRLEGLVAIHPQRGTFVFQLNETEVAHICQFRSMIECEALADAMKHNHAALVQALDRCLDDMGAAFARNDHAAFPRLDTEFHSALVEHCDNGYLKDAAKLISAQITALRYRLPVENEQVTHCQDNHQVVVEAIRNLDTRRAQTILRGHIQSTRDAYLIACRSQVAPREALAGAH, translated from the coding sequence ATGAACTTCACCGAACCCGTCGAACGCCCCAAGTCGCTCACCGACCTGGCGGTCGAGCGCATCCGCAACGCCATCGTCACCGGCCCGCTGCAGTTCGGGCAGGCCCTGTCGGAATCGGGCGTGGCGGCGATGCTGGGCATGAGCAAGACTCCCGTGCGCGAGGCCTTGCTGCGGCTGCGTCTCGAAGGGCTGGTGGCCATCCATCCCCAGCGCGGCACCTTCGTGTTCCAGCTCAACGAGACCGAGGTGGCGCACATCTGTCAGTTCCGCTCGATGATCGAGTGCGAGGCGCTGGCCGACGCGATGAAGCACAACCACGCCGCGCTGGTGCAGGCGCTCGACCGCTGCCTCGACGACATGGGCGCGGCCTTCGCCCGCAACGACCACGCCGCTTTTCCGCGCCTGGACACCGAATTCCACAGCGCCCTGGTCGAGCACTGCGACAACGGCTACCTGAAGGACGCGGCCAAGCTGATCTCCGCCCAGATCACCGCCCTGCGCTACCGCCTGCCGGTCGAGAACGAGCAGGTCACCCACTGCCAGGACAACCACCAGGTGGTGGTCGAGGCGATCCGCAACCTCGACACCCGGCGCGCGCAGACCATCCTGCGGGGCCACATCCAGAGCACCCGCGACGCCTACCTGATCGCCTGCCGCAGCCAGGTCGCGCCGCGCGAGGCGCTCGCCGGCGCGCACTGA
- a CDS encoding C-terminal binding protein, with translation MSRQPLVVALDGGYSSYDQEEAIFGAAGARFEIRACEGDETRAMAAVRGADVVIVRETPVTRAVIGAMDVCRGIVRSGIGVDNIDQPAARERGIAVANVPDYGIDEVSTHAVALLLAVMRQITQRDRHLREGRWNAPRSRPMLRLRGRTLGLIGYGRIARQTHEKLAGYGFARVLVSDPSATLPPEVQAASVDDVFAQSDVVSLHAPLTPQTRHLVNAARLATMRDDAILVNTSRGGLVDIDALHQTLAAGRLLGAGLDVFEAEPPAFDHPIFTLDNVVLSDHIGWYSEESMRDLQRKTAEEGARILAGQRPLHWLNP, from the coding sequence GTGAGCCGACAGCCTCTGGTGGTCGCGCTCGACGGCGGCTATTCGTCCTACGACCAGGAAGAAGCCATCTTCGGCGCAGCCGGCGCCCGCTTCGAGATCCGCGCCTGCGAAGGCGACGAAACCCGCGCGATGGCCGCGGTGCGCGGCGCCGACGTGGTCATCGTGCGCGAGACACCGGTGACCCGCGCGGTGATCGGCGCCATGGACGTCTGCCGCGGCATCGTGCGCTCGGGCATCGGCGTGGACAACATCGACCAGCCGGCCGCTCGCGAACGCGGCATCGCCGTGGCCAATGTGCCCGACTACGGCATCGACGAGGTGAGCACCCATGCGGTGGCCCTGCTGCTGGCCGTGATGCGGCAGATCACGCAGCGCGACCGGCACCTTCGTGAAGGGCGTTGGAACGCGCCGCGCAGCCGGCCGATGCTGCGCCTGCGTGGCCGCACGCTGGGGCTGATCGGCTACGGCCGCATCGCCCGCCAGACCCACGAGAAGCTTGCCGGCTACGGATTCGCCCGCGTGCTGGTGAGCGACCCGTCGGCCACCCTGCCGCCGGAGGTGCAGGCCGCCTCGGTCGACGACGTTTTCGCTCAAAGCGACGTGGTCTCGCTGCATGCGCCACTCACTCCGCAGACCCGCCACCTGGTGAACGCCGCGCGGCTGGCGACCATGCGTGACGACGCCATCCTGGTGAACACCTCGCGCGGCGGACTGGTCGACATCGACGCTCTGCACCAAACACTGGCCGCCGGCCGGCTGCTGGGCGCCGGGCTCGACGTGTTCGAGGCCGAGCCGCCCGCGTTCGACCACCCCATCTTCACGCTCGACAACGTCGTGCTCTCCGACCACATCGGCTGGTACAGCGAGGAGTCGATGCGCGATTTGCAGCGCAAGACGGCCGAGGAGGGCGCCCGCATCCTCGCCGGGCAGCGGCCGCTGCACTGGCTCAACCCCTGA
- a CDS encoding TRAP transporter large permease subunit produces the protein MTVFIFISSLLAAMSLGMPIAFALMVCGAALMWQVGIFDAQVLAQNLVDGADSYPLMAVPFFLLAGELMNAGGLSRRIVEALLSLVGHVRGGLGYVAIIAALVLASLSGSAIADTAALAALLIPMMRNAGYNVPRSAGLLAAGGVIAPVVPPSIGLVLFGAVAGVSVSKLFIAGIVPGLTMALALMITWWLLCRQDASPVLARKSRSETVASVRQAGWALILPLIIIVGVKFGVFTPTEAGVVAVVAAALIGRFAYGELSGAKLYHGMVAAARTSAVVMFLVAAALISAWLITVANIPDQLISLLQPFIDRPVLLMVFMQVIVLVVGTALDFTPTILILAPVLMPLVKQAGIDPVYFGVIFVMNNAIGLLTPPVGNVLNVVCSVGKVPMDDVIRGVLPFLFAEFVVLILMSLFPVLVLGPLRWMH, from the coding sequence ATGACTGTCTTCATCTTCATCTCCTCCCTGCTCGCGGCGATGTCCCTGGGCATGCCGATCGCCTTCGCGCTGATGGTCTGCGGCGCCGCGCTGATGTGGCAGGTGGGCATCTTCGACGCGCAGGTGCTGGCGCAGAACCTGGTCGACGGCGCCGACAGCTATCCGCTCATGGCCGTGCCGTTCTTCCTGCTGGCCGGCGAGCTCATGAATGCCGGCGGCCTGTCGCGCCGCATCGTCGAGGCGCTGCTGAGCCTGGTGGGGCATGTGCGCGGCGGCCTGGGCTACGTGGCGATCATCGCGGCGCTGGTGCTGGCCAGCCTGTCGGGCTCGGCGATCGCCGACACCGCGGCCCTGGCCGCGCTGCTGATTCCGATGATGCGCAACGCCGGCTACAACGTGCCGCGCTCGGCCGGCCTGCTGGCCGCCGGCGGCGTGATCGCGCCGGTGGTGCCGCCCTCGATCGGGCTGGTGCTCTTCGGTGCGGTGGCGGGCGTGTCGGTCAGCAAGCTGTTCATCGCCGGCATCGTGCCGGGGTTGACCATGGCGCTGGCGCTGATGATCACCTGGTGGCTGCTGTGCCGCCAGGACGCCTCGCCGGTGCTGGCGCGCAAGTCGCGGTCGGAGACGGTCGCGTCGGTGCGCCAGGCGGGCTGGGCGCTGATCCTGCCGCTGATCATCATCGTCGGCGTGAAATTCGGCGTGTTCACACCCACCGAGGCCGGCGTGGTTGCGGTGGTGGCCGCCGCGCTCATCGGCCGCTTCGCCTATGGCGAACTGAGCGGCGCCAAGCTCTATCACGGCATGGTGGCGGCGGCCCGGACGTCGGCGGTGGTGATGTTCCTGGTGGCCGCCGCGCTCATCTCGGCCTGGCTGATCACGGTGGCCAACATCCCGGACCAGCTCATCTCGCTACTGCAGCCCTTCATCGACCGGCCGGTGCTGCTGATGGTGTTCATGCAGGTCATCGTGCTGGTAGTGGGCACCGCGCTCGACTTCACGCCCACCATCCTGATCCTGGCGCCGGTGCTGATGCCGCTGGTCAAGCAGGCGGGCATCGACCCGGTGTACTTCGGCGTGATCTTCGTGATGAACAACGCCATCGGCCTGCTGACGCCGCCGGTGGGCAATGTGCTCAACGTCGTCTGCTCGGTCGGCAAGGTGCCGATGGACGACGTCATCCGCGGCGTGCTGCCTTTCCTGTTCGCGGAATTCGTGGTGCTGATCCTCATGAGCCTGTTCCCGGTGCTCGTGCTGGGGCCGCTGCGCTGGATGCATTGA
- a CDS encoding 2,4'-dihydroxyacetophenone dioxygenase family protein gives MIVQHPGIQPEIAIPAMPDDERIWVPQAPLVWFRPLMFNTVTGGWCNLLRVRRAGVLSRHIHPSAVTGFVLKGAWRYLEHDWIASEGSFVYEPPGEIHTLVVDETAGEQEMITFFNIQGALIYVDGDGRQTGYEDVFSKIEMCRAHYREVGLGADYVDRFIR, from the coding sequence ATGATCGTGCAGCACCCCGGCATTCAGCCCGAGATCGCCATTCCCGCCATGCCCGACGACGAGCGCATCTGGGTGCCCCAGGCGCCGCTGGTGTGGTTCCGGCCGCTCATGTTCAACACCGTCACCGGCGGCTGGTGCAACCTGTTGCGGGTGCGTCGCGCGGGGGTGCTGTCGCGCCACATTCACCCGAGCGCCGTCACCGGCTTCGTGCTCAAGGGCGCCTGGCGCTACCTGGAGCACGACTGGATCGCCAGCGAGGGGTCGTTCGTGTACGAGCCGCCCGGCGAGATCCACACGTTGGTCGTCGACGAGACCGCCGGTGAACAGGAAATGATCACCTTCTTCAACATACAGGGTGCACTGATCTACGTCGACGGCGACGGCCGGCAGACCGGCTACGAGGATGTCTTCTCCAAGATCGAGATGTGCCGGGCGCACTACCGCGAGGTCGGCCTGGGCGCCGATTACGTGGACCGGTTCATCCGCTGA
- a CDS encoding TRAP transporter small permease, translated as MKRLQKLAELVLVAGLAGMVLMVFGNVVLRYGFSSGITFSEEVSRFLFVWITFLGAILAFAQRGHIAMETLTSRLPAPAQRGVAIASAFLMLGCCVLMVIGGWNQTLINLHNFAPVSGIPRGAIYAAAVTAGVCLGLLILRDLWRLLSGAPLHQFEQRSATE; from the coding sequence ATGAAAAGATTGCAGAAGCTCGCCGAACTGGTGTTGGTTGCCGGCCTGGCCGGCATGGTGCTGATGGTGTTCGGCAACGTGGTGCTGCGCTATGGCTTCTCCTCGGGCATCACCTTCTCGGAGGAGGTGTCGCGCTTTCTCTTCGTGTGGATCACCTTTCTCGGCGCCATCCTCGCGTTCGCGCAGCGCGGCCACATCGCGATGGAAACGCTCACCAGCCGCCTGCCCGCACCGGCCCAGCGCGGCGTGGCCATCGCCTCGGCTTTCCTGATGCTCGGCTGCTGCGTGCTGATGGTGATCGGCGGATGGAACCAGACGCTGATCAACCTGCATAACTTCGCGCCGGTCTCCGGCATTCCGCGCGGCGCCATCTACGCCGCCGCGGTGACGGCCGGCGTCTGCCTGGGCCTGCTGATCCTGCGCGACCTCTGGCGGCTGCTGAGCGGCGCGCCCCTGCACCAGTTCGAGCAGCGCTCGGCCACCGAATAA
- a CDS encoding SDR family NAD(P)-dependent oxidoreductase, with product MTFEKDLYLGRQVVVVGGTSGIGLGIARAFAAHGARLLVTGAIAAEVDAALVSENGFEGVAVDVRDAAAMRALFEARPVDVLVNCAGITRRDLAEHDPEVFAEVVDVNLVGMMRSCHAARPALARSGGSIVNIASMLSFFGSAGVPAYAASKGGVAQLTKSLAMAYAAEGVRVNALAPGYIATRLTNVLQDDAARSGAIVARTPMNRWGQPEDVAQAALFLASPAASFITGAIVPVDGGYLVA from the coding sequence ATGACTTTCGAGAAAGACCTGTACCTCGGCCGCCAGGTGGTGGTGGTCGGCGGCACCAGCGGCATCGGCCTGGGCATCGCCCGGGCTTTCGCCGCCCACGGTGCGCGCCTGCTCGTCACCGGCGCCATCGCCGCCGAGGTCGACGCCGCGCTGGTGTCCGAAAACGGTTTCGAGGGCGTCGCCGTCGACGTGCGCGACGCGGCCGCGATGCGCGCCCTGTTCGAGGCGCGCCCGGTCGACGTGCTGGTCAACTGTGCGGGCATCACCCGGCGCGACCTGGCCGAGCACGATCCCGAGGTCTTCGCCGAAGTGGTCGACGTCAACCTGGTCGGCATGATGCGCAGCTGCCATGCGGCGCGCCCGGCCCTGGCGCGCAGCGGGGGCTCCATCGTCAATATCGCGTCGATGCTGAGCTTCTTCGGCAGTGCCGGCGTGCCGGCGTATGCGGCGAGCAAGGGCGGCGTGGCGCAGCTCACCAAGTCGTTGGCCATGGCCTATGCGGCCGAGGGCGTCCGGGTGAACGCCCTGGCGCCCGGCTACATCGCCACGCGCCTGACCAACGTGCTGCAGGACGACGCGGCCCGCAGCGGCGCCATCGTGGCGCGCACGCCCATGAACCGCTGGGGCCAGCCGGAGGACGTGGCGCAGGCCGCGCTGTTCCTGGCCTCGCCGGCGGCCTCGTTCATTACCGGCGCCATCGTTCCCGTGGACGGCGGCTACCTCGTCGCCTGA
- a CDS encoding sugar kinase — protein MSQASQAARRPGCIVSIGEAMIEFNQARPGEPQYVQGFGGDTANCLVAAARQGVQTRYISAIGDDTFGAMLIDLWKREGVDTSQVLVDPQAPTGVYFVTHGQAGHQFGYLRAGSAASRIGPGSVTPAALDGAAFLHVSGITQAISTSACDASFVAMNLARERGVPVAYDPNLRLRLWPLERARAVIRESVGLSDILLVSSDDASVLTGEQTPDAMRDVLLAWGARTVVLKLGALGATVHAAGADHHFAGHAVDCVDATGAGDCFAGALLARLASGDDIVAASRYANAAAALSTRGFGAIAPIPKACEVVDFLNRTEAAA, from the coding sequence ATGAGTCAAGCCAGCCAGGCCGCCCGCCGCCCCGGGTGCATCGTCTCCATCGGCGAGGCGATGATCGAATTCAACCAGGCCCGCCCCGGCGAGCCGCAGTACGTGCAGGGCTTCGGTGGCGACACCGCCAATTGCCTGGTCGCGGCCGCCCGGCAGGGAGTGCAAACCCGCTACATCTCGGCCATCGGTGACGATACCTTCGGCGCCATGCTGATCGATCTCTGGAAGCGCGAAGGCGTGGACACCTCGCAGGTGCTTGTCGATCCGCAGGCGCCGACCGGCGTGTATTTCGTCACCCACGGCCAGGCCGGCCACCAGTTCGGCTACCTGCGGGCCGGCAGCGCGGCGAGCCGCATCGGCCCGGGTTCGGTGACGCCGGCGGCGCTGGACGGCGCCGCTTTCCTGCACGTTTCGGGCATCACCCAGGCGATCAGCACCAGCGCCTGCGACGCGAGCTTCGTGGCGATGAACCTGGCCCGCGAGCGCGGCGTGCCGGTGGCCTACGACCCCAACCTGCGGCTGCGTCTGTGGCCGCTGGAGCGCGCCCGGGCAGTCATCCGCGAAAGCGTCGGCCTGTCCGACATCCTGCTCGTCAGCTCCGACGACGCCTCGGTGCTCACCGGCGAGCAGACGCCCGACGCCATGCGCGACGTGCTGCTGGCCTGGGGCGCGCGCACCGTGGTGCTCAAACTCGGCGCGCTCGGCGCCACGGTGCATGCGGCTGGCGCCGATCACCATTTCGCCGGCCATGCGGTCGACTGCGTGGACGCCACCGGCGCGGGCGACTGTTTCGCCGGCGCCCTGCTGGCGCGGCTGGCCAGCGGTGACGACATCGTCGCGGCGAGCCGCTACGCCAACGCCGCCGCCGCCCTGTCGACCCGTGGATTCGGCGCCATCGCACCGATTCCGAAGGCCTGCGAGGTGGTGGATTTCCTGAACCGAACCGAAGCAGCCGCATGA
- a CDS encoding TRAP transporter substrate-binding protein gives MNRFLSKIALAFGAAGVLAAGGTQAQTVAKYAYGATEDHPQGVAARKFAELVKAKTGGRITVNTYGSGKLGSDPSLQSQVQGGTLEFMTGPTSNFVGLIKGFALFDLPYLVTNYREADALLDGPQGQALLARLDSVGLVGLGYQENGFRSVTNSKHPINKLEDLAGLKIRVIQNPVFIDTFKALGANPLPLPYTELYGALESRAVDAQENPVGLIDSGKFYEVQKYLSLTGHVYSPFIVVGSKKWFDKLSEADRTAVRQAATEASKFMRELERKEETRLMAALKAKGLQINELPPAELARLRTAVKPVVDKYVAELGVDMGKLQESLK, from the coding sequence ATGAACCGATTCCTTTCCAAGATCGCCCTGGCGTTCGGCGCGGCGGGCGTGCTCGCGGCCGGCGGCACGCAGGCCCAGACGGTCGCCAAGTACGCCTACGGCGCCACCGAAGACCATCCCCAGGGCGTGGCCGCACGCAAGTTCGCCGAGCTGGTCAAGGCCAAGACCGGCGGCCGCATCACGGTCAACACCTACGGCAGCGGCAAGCTCGGTTCCGACCCCTCGCTGCAGTCGCAGGTGCAGGGCGGCACGCTCGAATTCATGACCGGCCCGACCTCGAATTTCGTCGGCCTCATCAAGGGTTTCGCGCTGTTCGACCTGCCTTATCTGGTCACCAATTACAGGGAGGCCGACGCACTGCTCGATGGGCCCCAAGGCCAGGCGTTGCTGGCCCGACTCGACAGCGTGGGCCTGGTCGGGCTGGGCTACCAGGAAAACGGCTTTCGCAGCGTCACCAATTCCAAGCACCCCATCAACAAGCTCGAAGACCTGGCCGGCCTGAAGATCCGGGTGATCCAGAACCCGGTCTTCATCGACACCTTCAAGGCCCTGGGCGCCAACCCCTTGCCGCTGCCCTACACCGAGCTGTATGGCGCACTCGAATCGCGGGCGGTCGACGCGCAGGAGAACCCGGTCGGACTCATCGACTCCGGCAAGTTCTACGAAGTGCAGAAATACCTGTCGCTCACCGGCCACGTGTATTCGCCCTTCATCGTGGTGGGCAGCAAGAAGTGGTTCGACAAGCTCTCCGAAGCCGACCGCACCGCCGTTCGCCAGGCCGCCACCGAGGCCAGCAAATTCATGCGCGAGCTCGAGCGTAAGGAAGAGACCCGGCTGATGGCCGCGCTCAAGGCCAAGGGCCTGCAGATCAACGAACTGCCGCCGGCCGAACTCGCCCGCCTGCGCACCGCGGTCAAGCCGGTGGTAGACAAATACGTCGCCGAGCTTGGCGTGGACATGGGCAAGCTGCAGGAATCGCTGAAGTGA